The proteins below come from a single Leptospira ellinghausenii genomic window:
- a CDS encoding adenylate/guanylate cyclase domain-containing protein has product MLEISAEIPFLRTSKLTFLVWDETPGSLESWNGDDGITIFFQTRRTRELEFRFGPPPWGIQFPNNRFEYPYVSIHQISSNKYLAKALSTASEGKNLFVIYPKSSETEVRSVFARLEYLYDDRISPDRISHKFGLTGKTSSIPEIVSGKTKEIETKVLSFPPLELVGSSGKTKIRQLELTGVSVGENGSLNGHQHTESLLPNSETISEKESVVTEVETDPNHPYDLIESSFATDGEDFPSNTVNPKDGEHSLGEVPSKGIKPNPESKDKKSEEIESDIPIESNVNTKFSLQLKMMGVISLLFVLSVASIIIFASFYFKRSIELQLRDNNIRIAEIIGSKVKSDILGVVEKGRQIAITLTTQGLPEEDRKLLLKTFFQNDKEFIYLGIFEKRDNILVMKREVFNEEELKKSAVTEDDFHAVVNRNRDALAEAFNGQAVLLNSSPGFVEPSFAIAIPTAENGELDNALVIIVKLDKIIGAFSKKGIETTFLVNGSGTVLAHPKEDLVLAATDLTTMPIVKTMLTSAPSTGQMSYQDEELGGSYLGSFQKIGFADAGVITIVSEEKAFADVYKSQKTNLYIAGIGLCSALIFVFFFSKTITKPVLQLLTATLEIAKGNFKIGIKPTTQDEVGLLTKYFIDMGQGLEEREKVKNILGSMIDPVVVQEAMVDLAALKRGSETHITAFFSDVASFSTISEQLKSADLAALLNEYLSAMTLLLKKHEGVLDKYIGDAIVGIFNAPVPVVDHELKAARASVDMVLKLQELRDYWTANDLYSKETQVMDARIGLNSGPAKVGFMGTDALASYTMMGDTVNLAARLEAAGKDYGVNILITDPIREKIQEEMITRYVDLVRVKGKNEPVRIHELVGYKSLVTPNVVEAVQLYEAGFKEYLNQNWAKAIQLFHDSERSKGSKDKSSHMLIERCEEYSLSSPGKDWDGVFTRTHK; this is encoded by the coding sequence ATGTTAGAAATTTCTGCCGAAATTCCGTTCCTTAGAACGTCCAAACTCACATTTCTTGTCTGGGATGAAACTCCTGGAAGTTTAGAATCATGGAATGGGGACGACGGGATTACTATATTCTTCCAAACACGAAGGACAAGGGAATTGGAGTTCCGTTTTGGGCCACCTCCATGGGGGATTCAATTTCCTAACAATCGATTTGAATACCCTTATGTATCCATTCATCAGATATCATCTAATAAGTATTTGGCGAAAGCACTATCTACTGCAAGTGAAGGAAAAAATCTTTTTGTTATTTATCCTAAGTCTTCGGAAACTGAAGTAAGGTCTGTATTTGCAAGACTTGAGTATTTATATGATGATCGAATTTCACCTGATCGAATTTCTCATAAATTTGGACTGACAGGAAAAACCAGTTCCATACCTGAAATTGTCAGTGGCAAAACAAAAGAAATTGAAACCAAGGTTTTATCTTTCCCACCTTTGGAACTTGTTGGCAGTTCAGGGAAAACGAAAATTCGTCAATTGGAATTAACAGGTGTGAGTGTGGGTGAGAATGGTAGTTTGAATGGACACCAACATACGGAATCACTTTTACCAAATTCAGAAACTATATCAGAAAAAGAATCGGTAGTAACGGAAGTGGAAACCGATCCCAATCACCCATATGATTTGATTGAATCCTCATTTGCAACTGATGGAGAGGATTTCCCATCAAATACAGTGAATCCAAAAGATGGAGAGCACTCGTTAGGCGAAGTGCCATCAAAAGGAATCAAACCAAATCCAGAATCGAAAGATAAAAAATCAGAAGAGATCGAATCTGATATTCCTATTGAATCCAATGTAAATACAAAGTTTTCTCTACAATTAAAGATGATGGGAGTGATTAGCCTACTGTTTGTATTATCAGTGGCCAGTATCATTATTTTTGCTTCCTTTTATTTTAAACGTTCCATCGAACTCCAGTTACGTGATAATAATATTCGAATTGCGGAAATCATTGGGTCCAAAGTAAAATCAGATATTTTAGGTGTTGTGGAAAAAGGTCGCCAAATTGCCATCACTCTCACCACCCAAGGACTCCCTGAAGAAGATCGAAAATTACTCCTCAAAACTTTTTTCCAAAATGATAAGGAATTTATCTATTTAGGTATTTTTGAAAAGAGGGACAACATCCTCGTGATGAAACGAGAGGTGTTTAATGAAGAAGAACTTAAAAAAAGTGCCGTCACGGAAGATGATTTTCATGCAGTTGTCAACAGAAACCGCGATGCATTAGCAGAAGCCTTTAATGGCCAAGCCGTTCTCCTCAATTCAAGTCCCGGATTTGTCGAGCCATCCTTTGCTATTGCCATTCCCACAGCAGAAAATGGTGAGTTAGACAATGCTCTTGTCATCATTGTCAAATTAGATAAAATTATTGGAGCATTTTCCAAAAAGGGAATTGAAACAACATTTTTAGTGAATGGTTCTGGAACGGTTCTTGCTCATCCAAAAGAAGACTTAGTGCTTGCCGCAACCGATTTAACAACAATGCCCATCGTCAAAACGATGCTCACGAGTGCACCAAGCACAGGCCAGATGAGTTATCAAGATGAGGAGTTAGGTGGTTCTTATTTAGGTTCCTTCCAAAAAATTGGATTTGCTGATGCAGGTGTCATCACGATAGTTTCAGAAGAAAAAGCGTTTGCAGATGTTTACAAAAGCCAAAAAACAAACCTTTACATCGCAGGGATTGGGTTGTGTTCCGCTCTTATTTTTGTGTTTTTCTTCTCAAAAACGATTACAAAACCCGTATTGCAATTGTTAACTGCTACGCTTGAGATTGCAAAAGGTAATTTTAAAATTGGAATCAAACCTACAACCCAAGATGAAGTGGGTTTATTAACAAAATACTTTATCGATATGGGTCAAGGTTTAGAAGAAAGAGAAAAGGTTAAAAACATCTTAGGAAGTATGATTGATCCGGTTGTGGTCCAGGAAGCCATGGTTGATCTAGCTGCTTTAAAACGTGGATCAGAAACTCATATCACAGCTTTTTTCTCAGACGTTGCTAGTTTTTCTACAATTTCCGAACAGTTAAAAAGTGCTGATCTTGCTGCACTTCTGAATGAATACCTATCAGCAATGACTCTTCTTTTGAAAAAACACGAGGGTGTTTTGGACAAATACATTGGAGATGCGATTGTGGGGATCTTCAACGCGCCAGTACCAGTCGTTGACCATGAGTTGAAAGCTGCAAGAGCCAGTGTGGATATGGTTTTGAAATTACAAGAGTTACGGGATTATTGGACGGCAAATGATCTTTATTCCAAAGAAACACAAGTGATGGATGCAAGGATTGGACTTAATTCTGGCCCAGCAAAGGTTGGGTTTATGGGAACCGATGCACTTGCCTCTTATACGATGATGGGTGATACCGTCAATTTAGCTGCACGACTCGAAGCAGCTGGTAAAGATTATGGTGTGAACATCCTTATCACAGATCCGATTCGTGAAAAAATCCAAGAAGAAATGATTACGAGGTATGTGGATTTAGTTCGTGTGAAAGGTAAAAACGAACCAGTTCGTATCCATGAATTGGTAGGGTATAAATCCCTTGTAACTCCAAATGTAGTGGAAGCAGTTCAATTGTATGAAGCTGGTTTTAAAGAATACCTAAATCAAAATTGGGCAAAAGCGATCCAGTTGTTTCACGATTCAGAAAGAAGTAAAGGTTCAAAAGATAAATCGAGTCATATGTTAATCGAACGATGTGAAGAATACAGTCTCAGTTCCCCTGGAAAAGATTGGGATGGGGTGTTTACGAGGACACATAAATAA
- a CDS encoding exodeoxyribonuclease III, with the protein MKIITLNCNGIRSSLSKGLLEFIRHENPDMICFQETKAPEKEIVRNEFQELGYEIYFCLAEKPGYSGCAVLTKRKPKSVSIGYGDGIFRSEGRSVFLEFDEFYLWNLYFPSGTSGEERQKIKYQFLDAFMALAKPFLKKKKPLLVCGDVNIAHTAMDIHNPKGNEKNSGFLPEERKWMTDFLNLGFFDCFRTLHPETKDEYSWWTYRFQARKNNKGWRIDYFFVTKSKSVQLLTSKIAKEPVMSDHAPVVLEVQFS; encoded by the coding sequence ATGAAAATCATCACGTTAAATTGCAACGGAATTCGTTCCAGTCTCAGCAAAGGATTACTCGAATTTATACGTCACGAAAATCCTGACATGATTTGTTTCCAAGAAACGAAGGCTCCCGAAAAAGAAATTGTTAGGAACGAGTTCCAGGAGCTGGGTTATGAAATTTATTTCTGTCTTGCAGAAAAACCTGGATACAGTGGATGCGCAGTTTTGACCAAACGAAAACCAAAATCAGTGTCCATTGGGTATGGAGATGGGATTTTTCGCTCAGAAGGTCGCTCTGTTTTTTTGGAATTTGATGAGTTTTACCTTTGGAATTTGTATTTTCCCTCAGGAACGAGTGGAGAAGAACGCCAAAAGATCAAATACCAATTTTTAGATGCATTTATGGCACTCGCAAAACCATTTTTAAAAAAGAAAAAACCACTCCTTGTTTGCGGTGATGTGAATATTGCCCATACGGCAATGGACATCCATAACCCAAAAGGGAATGAAAAAAATTCAGGTTTTTTACCTGAAGAACGGAAATGGATGACCGATTTTTTAAACTTAGGTTTTTTCGACTGTTTTAGAACACTCCACCCAGAGACAAAAGATGAATACTCTTGGTGGACCTACAGGTTCCAGGCGAGGAAAAACAATAAAGGTTGGAGGATAGATTATTTTTTTGTAACAAAATCAAAGTCTGTTCAATTATTAACCTCTAAAATTGCAAAAGAACCTGTGATGTCAGACCATGCTCCCGTGGTTCTCGAGGTCCAATTCTCTTGA
- a CDS encoding LEA type 2 family protein translates to MKRILFLIPLFLHIQCSVLGVLQDKIPTPEFSFESLHIKQITFTDITLGVETSVTNPYPVSLPSSFLDMDIKIEGMKLSQIKTDLGIIEAKKTKTLPLEVKLKYTDLVQLYKKFPTKPMLEVSAEGNMKVAIPKQWQLLGKDSVSFPFVQKKEIPAVLPDVEIRNFKILMPTESEILSASNTETMVGTTTNFLKGLLGGSKTPVTSAAKAGLAGLNLSLKTEFDFVFSNQAAANLNLTDLKYNLQLAGENFLTGSPKEIINSGKESTVKVSNQFPIASIGSSLYKTIQSKEALYQLKGDSGLLVPNIRENIPFSYEKKGKFQW, encoded by the coding sequence ATGAAACGTATCCTATTTCTCATTCCCCTTTTTTTACACATACAATGTTCTGTCCTTGGTGTCCTCCAAGACAAAATCCCAACACCTGAATTTTCCTTTGAATCCCTTCATATCAAACAAATTACATTTACAGACATCACCCTTGGTGTAGAAACATCAGTTACCAATCCTTACCCTGTTTCCCTTCCCAGTTCTTTTTTGGATATGGATATCAAAATTGAAGGAATGAAATTGTCTCAAATCAAAACAGATTTGGGAATCATTGAAGCAAAAAAAACCAAAACCCTTCCATTAGAAGTAAAATTAAAATATACGGACTTAGTCCAATTGTATAAAAAATTCCCCACAAAACCCATGTTAGAAGTGAGTGCGGAAGGGAATATGAAAGTGGCCATTCCCAAACAGTGGCAACTTTTAGGAAAGGATTCGGTTAGTTTTCCATTTGTCCAAAAAAAAGAAATCCCTGCAGTTTTACCCGATGTGGAAATTCGAAATTTCAAAATTTTAATGCCAACGGAATCAGAAATTTTGAGTGCATCGAATACCGAGACCATGGTTGGAACCACTACAAATTTTTTAAAAGGATTACTCGGTGGATCAAAAACGCCTGTTACCTCTGCCGCCAAAGCAGGATTAGCTGGGCTAAATTTAAGTTTAAAAACGGAATTTGATTTTGTTTTTTCAAACCAAGCAGCAGCGAATCTGAATCTTACTGATTTAAAATACAATTTACAGTTGGCGGGCGAAAATTTCCTAACAGGATCTCCAAAAGAAATCATCAATTCAGGAAAAGAATCGACAGTTAAAGTTTCGAATCAGTTCCCAATTGCATCCATTGGTTCCTCATTGTACAAAACCATTCAATCGAAAGAAGCTTTGTACCAACTGAAAGGAGACTCAGGCCTACTTGTTCCAAACATCCGAGAAAACATTCCCTTTTCCTATGAGAAAAAAGGAAAGTTCCAATGGTAA
- a CDS encoding LA_2219 family laminin/E-cadherin/plasminogen-binding protein, whose amino-acid sequence MKFSFHSALFFLLFALVYCQSTKDSSQSKQEEPKTETTIIKEILPPPGGEGEVILNERGEEVQNHTGEIPFFQKKSELPLEVFRVYIASDSYMVRQIRYTDKIRRKADLGGDELSKEEMKKYDLLSFVDDGIISIGLNTVTGKLESIAFDRRVPRINDIAKIIQNDASRFNYEHASKDGTPIITRFLVTYQIRLHPGKTRDEIKQMLQKKK is encoded by the coding sequence ATGAAATTTTCGTTTCACTCCGCACTTTTTTTCCTTCTTTTCGCCCTTGTTTATTGCCAATCCACGAAAGATTCCTCTCAATCAAAGCAGGAAGAACCAAAAACGGAAACAACAATCATAAAAGAAATCCTTCCACCACCAGGTGGCGAAGGAGAAGTGATCCTGAATGAAAGAGGGGAAGAGGTCCAAAACCATACAGGAGAAATTCCCTTTTTCCAGAAAAAAAGCGAACTACCTTTAGAAGTATTCCGTGTTTATATTGCTTCCGATTCTTATATGGTGAGACAGATCCGTTATACGGATAAAATCCGCAGGAAAGCCGATTTAGGTGGGGACGAACTCTCAAAAGAAGAAATGAAAAAATACGATCTATTGAGCTTTGTCGATGATGGAATCATTTCCATTGGGCTCAATACCGTCACAGGCAAATTGGAATCCATAGCCTTTGATAGAAGGGTGCCTCGCATCAATGACATTGCTAAAATCATTCAAAATGATGCCTCTCGCTTTAATTATGAACATGCATCAAAAGATGGAACACCCATCATCACAAGATTTCTTGTTACCTACCAAATCCGTTTGCACCCTGGAAAAACCAGGGATGAAATCAAACAGATGTTACAGAAGAAAAAATAA
- the mgtE gene encoding magnesium transporter, which translates to MEEERKKESEFRIKIDRESDSYEEFVEQIKSSIEAKDQSHLKSLLDGAHPADVVTLFKDLEREEELYLFRLLSVEDQAYSLIKMEEETLESFLEELSVDEISKTLSHIETDETTYLLSYLPGAKRELVLANLSKTDSFEIRSQLGFREYSAGRLMSKDFATVTITDNVRKGIINVRKKAKEIEDIYQIYVTNEDGVLEGFIPLKDLFLTPINTKIAKITNFSIIAFHYDVDQEEVANTFKKYDLVSAAVTDDLGRIIGRITVDDVLEIVEEEASEDILLMAGVSEDERLSTPILQSVKRRIVWLNVNLLTAFVSSSVVAYFEDTISKIVVLATLMPIVAGLGGNAGTQSVTVVIRNIATGDLSFSNWWDAVRKEFTIGVLNGLALGTVTFSMIYLVKGNLTLALVVGTAMLVNMMVASLVGSLVPILLKGMKIDPAIASSIFVTATTDVCGFFFFLGLATVFAKYLV; encoded by the coding sequence ATGGAAGAAGAAAGAAAGAAAGAATCCGAATTCCGAATCAAAATCGACAGAGAAAGTGATTCCTATGAAGAGTTTGTCGAACAAATCAAATCTTCCATTGAAGCAAAAGACCAGTCCCATCTTAAGTCACTGCTTGATGGGGCTCACCCCGCAGACGTTGTCACCTTATTCAAAGATTTAGAACGAGAAGAAGAGTTATACCTCTTCCGATTGTTATCAGTCGAAGACCAAGCCTATTCCCTCATCAAAATGGAAGAGGAGACACTCGAGTCTTTTTTAGAAGAACTCTCAGTGGATGAAATCTCAAAAACTCTGAGCCATATTGAAACTGATGAAACTACATATTTATTGTCATATCTTCCAGGTGCCAAACGAGAACTTGTATTAGCCAATTTGAGTAAAACCGATAGTTTCGAAATCAGGTCCCAACTTGGATTTCGGGAATACTCTGCGGGTCGACTCATGTCAAAAGACTTTGCGACAGTGACCATTACAGACAATGTCCGAAAAGGGATCATCAATGTCCGAAAAAAGGCAAAAGAAATCGAAGACATCTATCAGATTTATGTAACTAATGAAGATGGAGTTTTGGAGGGATTTATCCCTTTAAAGGATTTGTTTCTCACACCCATCAATACTAAAATTGCAAAGATCACAAACTTCTCCATCATCGCTTTCCATTATGATGTGGACCAAGAGGAAGTAGCCAATACATTCAAAAAATATGACTTAGTGAGTGCAGCAGTAACTGATGATTTAGGACGGATCATTGGTCGTATTACTGTAGACGATGTGTTAGAAATTGTGGAAGAGGAAGCGTCGGAAGATATCCTCCTCATGGCAGGGGTTTCGGAAGATGAAAGGTTGTCGACGCCCATCTTACAATCGGTTAAACGTAGGATCGTTTGGCTCAATGTGAATTTACTAACTGCTTTTGTGAGCTCGAGTGTGGTTGCCTACTTTGAAGATACCATTTCGAAAATAGTTGTCCTTGCGACACTCATGCCTATTGTTGCTGGTCTTGGTGGAAATGCAGGAACACAATCTGTAACAGTTGTGATTCGAAATATTGCAACAGGTGATTTGTCCTTTTCCAATTGGTGGGATGCGGTTCGGAAAGAATTCACAATTGGTGTTCTGAATGGATTGGCACTCGGCACTGTTACATTTAGTATGATTTACCTTGTGAAAGGGAACTTAACTTTGGCTCTTGTTGTGGGTACAGCGATGCTCGTCAATATGATGGTTGCTTCCCTTGTTGGCTCCCTCGTTCCCATATTACTGAAAGGAATGAAAATTGACCCCGCCATTGCCTCTTCCATTTTTGTGACAGCAACAACGGATGTTTGTGGGTTTTTCTTTTTCTTGGGACTTGCCACGGTGTTTGCAAAATATTTGGTTTAG
- a CDS encoding OmpA/MotB family protein, with protein MILNKRHLFPSFTVILLSLWFVTPENLYADWVYFPYEYNQIYKEKYALELELADIRKQHQNELNRLEEEKKDLQSQIRNLTEDLELEKRNRAKEQDEYSDKLRDYDMRLRSLEKKGTDKERTLAEENRKREEKDRAEIESLKRKLEEKERECLQKEQKLRETYESKMDELKERIRNLEEELANLRKLTKEQKRELERLSEQTKEFEEKLAKEITSGQIRLKRFHNKLIINIDDKISFDSGSSELKPAILPAIEKIREILAAYPENYIVVEGHTDNVPIKTKFRNNWHLSSERALSVLEFILQNKNLNPKNFSSAGYGEHQPIVPNSTKENKALNRRVDIVVIPRATSSLGGNND; from the coding sequence ATGATTCTAAATAAACGTCACCTCTTCCCATCATTTACCGTCATTCTTCTTTCGCTTTGGTTTGTTACACCGGAGAATTTGTACGCCGATTGGGTGTACTTTCCCTATGAATACAACCAAATCTACAAAGAAAAATATGCTTTGGAATTGGAACTTGCTGACATTCGCAAACAACACCAAAATGAACTCAATCGATTAGAAGAGGAAAAAAAAGACCTGCAATCCCAAATTCGAAACCTAACAGAAGATTTAGAATTGGAAAAACGGAATCGTGCCAAAGAACAAGATGAATATTCCGATAAACTCCGCGATTACGATATGCGCCTTCGAAGTTTAGAGAAAAAAGGAACCGACAAAGAACGTACACTGGCAGAAGAAAACAGAAAACGAGAAGAAAAAGATAGAGCAGAAATTGAATCTCTCAAACGTAAATTAGAAGAAAAAGAAAGAGAGTGCCTTCAAAAGGAACAAAAACTCCGCGAAACATACGAATCCAAAATGGATGAACTGAAAGAAAGGATTCGCAATTTAGAAGAAGAACTAGCCAATTTACGGAAACTTACCAAAGAACAAAAACGAGAATTGGAAAGGCTTTCGGAACAAACCAAAGAATTTGAAGAAAAACTCGCAAAAGAAATCACATCCGGACAAATTCGTCTCAAACGATTTCATAACAAACTCATCATTAACATAGATGACAAAATTTCTTTTGATAGTGGATCATCCGAATTAAAACCCGCAATTCTCCCCGCCATTGAAAAAATACGAGAAATTTTGGCTGCTTATCCTGAAAACTACATTGTTGTGGAAGGCCATACTGACAATGTTCCCATCAAAACAAAATTCAGAAACAACTGGCATCTTTCCAGCGAACGGGCGTTATCTGTATTAGAATTCATTTTGCAGAATAAAAACCTTAACCCAAAAAACTTTTCAAGTGCCGGATACGGAGAACACCAACCCATTGTTCCCAATAGCACTAAAGAAAACAAAGCACTCAATCGCCGGGTAGATATAGTTGTGATTCCAAGAGCAACCAGTTCCTTGGGTGGAAACAATGACTAA
- a CDS encoding cation diffusion facilitator family transporter, translating to MTNQRPKRRKLIFFLSLSGILSVMIFFIEWVGSKESGSLALFADAGHIFTDVFAHIISLFALIIAAKKPNKKYPFGFHRFEVIAAFLNGLLLIVIALFILYESYIRYYGNADVEADTMLMYSLIGFGINMISAGLLVGVSKTSLNLKSAYLHVLSDLLGTLAVIFGALLIHFTGVKQIDSILSILLGLFILKTSYGIVKESIQILIEADTSDFDKEHLLEHIQVLQGIESVPKTTIRKLTSGVFSVEIQVSVKDNANRDKITFEIHKVLKEEFGVPFVSVEIVSASVLSKLETLSVRESEREFGHHGHEHGHSFDHTENKLKGHTHKH from the coding sequence ATGACTAACCAAAGGCCAAAAAGGCGTAAGCTCATTTTCTTTTTAAGTCTCTCCGGCATTTTGTCGGTGATGATTTTTTTTATTGAATGGGTTGGTTCTAAGGAAAGTGGGAGTTTAGCTCTATTTGCCGATGCAGGCCATATTTTTACAGATGTATTCGCTCATATCATCTCCCTTTTTGCCCTTATCATTGCAGCCAAAAAACCTAACAAAAAATACCCTTTTGGTTTCCATCGATTTGAAGTCATTGCCGCTTTTTTAAACGGACTACTTCTTATCGTGATCGCACTATTCATTTTATATGAAAGTTACATACGGTATTATGGGAATGCGGATGTAGAGGCGGATACAATGCTAATGTATTCCCTCATTGGTTTTGGAATTAATATGATTTCAGCGGGATTACTTGTCGGAGTGAGTAAAACAAGCTTAAATTTAAAATCAGCATACTTACACGTGTTAAGTGATTTACTAGGGACTTTGGCTGTGATTTTTGGTGCACTCCTCATTCATTTTACAGGTGTAAAACAGATCGATAGTATTCTAAGCATTTTACTTGGTCTTTTTATTTTAAAAACATCTTACGGTATCGTCAAAGAATCGATCCAAATTTTAATCGAAGCTGACACAAGTGATTTTGACAAAGAACATCTATTAGAACATATACAGGTTTTGCAAGGAATAGAATCCGTACCTAAAACGACAATTCGGAAACTCACCTCAGGAGTGTTTTCGGTCGAAATCCAAGTTTCCGTAAAAGACAATGCAAATCGTGATAAAATCACTTTCGAAATTCACAAAGTCTTAAAGGAAGAGTTTGGAGTTCCCTTTGTTTCCGTAGAAATAGTTTCCGCCAGTGTCCTTTCAAAATTGGAAACTCTTTCAGTCCGAGAATCAGAAAGAGAATTTGGTCATCACGGGCATGAACATGGTCATTCTTTTGACCATACAGAAAATAAATTAAAAGGTCACACCCACAAACACTGA
- a CDS encoding acyl-CoA dehydrogenase: MSESPYHLLAKYGEKDSIYPKAVAEKKGFYRSWKPYLFATGFYDFLLGKESYLEFQNKISILAEEPNGVSLALSCMVEVNVAGGILLHSQYASPGSHFLWDAFMGVTPTIILSVGVSEPGFEGKIKKLQSTVVSNRLTGIKSFVTNGGEANFVFWVTKSETVNPVYIVPIPKETNYPCVVTKESFHTDFTPQVSHLKIQVRDLPLLPGSLLIEDYGELGLELRLKELCSLVSLLIGKTKELSKKDSDLNWERIKLIQWRESFLLGFQGNPTKDKLLEGFPYPILPVLLSVKNYYKLERLEELKTIDPDWQLFVWEDSLTKYLTQLKKRNQTS, encoded by the coding sequence GTGAGTGAGTCTCCTTACCATTTATTAGCCAAATATGGTGAAAAAGATTCAATTTATCCAAAAGCAGTAGCTGAAAAAAAAGGTTTTTACCGCAGTTGGAAACCATATCTGTTTGCTACTGGTTTTTATGATTTCCTCTTAGGAAAAGAATCGTATCTCGAATTTCAAAATAAGATTTCGATACTTGCAGAAGAACCCAATGGAGTTTCTCTTGCGCTCTCTTGTATGGTTGAGGTGAATGTAGCAGGAGGGATTCTCCTTCATTCCCAATATGCAAGTCCTGGTTCCCATTTTTTATGGGATGCATTTATGGGGGTGACACCTACAATCATTTTATCTGTTGGAGTGAGTGAACCTGGATTTGAGGGAAAAATAAAAAAATTACAATCGACAGTTGTGTCAAATAGACTAACAGGAATTAAGTCATTTGTGACAAATGGGGGCGAAGCAAATTTTGTATTTTGGGTTACAAAATCGGAAACTGTAAATCCAGTTTACATTGTTCCCATTCCGAAAGAAACAAATTATCCTTGTGTGGTCACAAAAGAAAGTTTCCATACAGACTTTACTCCACAAGTCAGCCATTTGAAAATACAAGTAAGGGACTTACCACTTTTGCCTGGAAGTTTACTGATCGAAGATTATGGTGAGTTAGGATTGGAATTAAGACTCAAAGAATTGTGTTCGCTTGTTTCCCTTCTTATCGGAAAAACTAAGGAATTATCTAAAAAAGATTCCGATCTCAATTGGGAACGAATCAAACTCATCCAGTGGAGAGAATCCTTTCTCCTTGGTTTCCAAGGAAATCCCACAAAAGACAAATTACTGGAAGGTTTTCCCTATCCAATTTTACCAGTTTTGTTATCCGTTAAAAACTATTACAAACTGGAAAGGCTTGAGGAATTAAAAACGATTGATCCTGATTGGCAATTATTTGTCTGGGAAGATTCCTTAACCAAATACCTCACCCAATTGAAAAAACGAAACCAAACTTCCTAA